Within the Planctomycetota bacterium genome, the region TTGGGTTTATGGGCAGGATACTCCGCAAGGCTAAGCAAAATAAGATTGCCAGCTTGTCAGCCGGCGGGGTGATTGTGGTTTTAGCCGCATATTTCCTGATAAGCTATTTCGTTTCACAGGCTGATTTCAAAGGGAAAGTAGAAGAAAACACAAGACTGGCTTATCAGGAATTTGAAAGCGGCAATTACGAGAAAGCCATTGCCTACTGTGATTTGGTTTTGGATTTGGTGCATTACGATGAAAAGATAGATGAATTAAAAGATAAATGCGATAAAGCGATAACTGAAAGGAAACAAGGCGAGAAAAACACGGAAAAACGGCAGAAGGCCTTAGCCTTATTACAGAAATTAATAAGTATAAGAAATCCGCAAGAACAGATTAAAGTGGCGCAGGAAGCTTTAGAGATTGACCCTTCATGCACCGATGCTTATTTGTTTATGGGCGAAGCTTATGAGCTATCTTTCAATGATTATAAAAAAGCAATCGAGTGTTATACCAAGGCTATTAAAGCTGATTCTTCACTGCCGGTTTTTTATTTTAAGAGAGCGTGTTGTTATAGGGAAACAGATGAAACAGGTAAGGCTATTAATGATTATACCAAGGCGCTTGATTTAGAGCCGAATAACACCGAGTTTTTATATGGACGGGCGCTGGCTTATGAAAAAAAGAATGATTGTGATAATATGATTAAGGATTTAAGCAGGGCAATTACTCTTAATCCTAAAGATGAAAGATTTTGCCGCAGGAGAGGCGGGTATTACATGTCGGTTAAAAAGTATGAATTAGCTGTAAAAGATCTTGATAGGGCTATAAAAATACGCCCTGACGCAGAAACTTATAATAATCTTGGGTTTTCATATGATAACATCGCAGTATCATATGATAATATAGGCTTATTCCCTGAAAGAGATGAAGCCTGTGATAACGCAATAAGAAATTATACTAAGGCCATTGAGTTGGACCCGGATTACGGCATGGCTTATTTTAATAGGGGATGCTGTTATTTTTTGAGGCTGAATAAATCGGCTCAGGCGATTGATGATTTTACAAAGGCGTGTAATAATGGTTGTAGCAACGCATACTGGTCGCTTGCTTTGTGTTATGCAAAAATGGAGCAGTTTGATAAAGCAATCGCCGCCGCCCAAAAATATATTGAGCTCTATCCGGAAAGCGATGAAGCAGCCTCTTTAAAAAACCAGATGAAGCAATGGCGGAAATGATTTTATACCTTATGAAACCGCTTCTAATCACTAATTAACTTTCGAGTTTACTTCTTCGTTATCAGGATATCTCCCGAATGAATCAACCTGCTTGGGCTATCATAGGGATTACGCCGCCGAAGGCGAGCCTCCCGCCCATTAAAGCGAGGTTCGCTGCAGGCGACGCCAAAGGCGGGATGAAACTCTTCCCGGGCATTATCATTCGGGATAGATACGACCCGGCTTGTAAACAATTTCCCTTGACAATTGCGTAAGCGAGGAATATAATCGCACATAGTATGTCCACTAAAGCGATTCAGGCAAAAGTTATTATAGAAAAGCCGGAGCAACTCCAAATCCTCTGGCAGGTGCATTCTACTTTTAACCAGTATTTACCTTTTGTTATCAAGCAGATGTACCGGATGAAACGCGGTGAAGCAGGTAAGGAGTATCAGGAAATATTTAATTCTATTTCTTCCAGCCAGAATGCTGTAGGTAAAATGGAAGCGGTAACTGATTTAAACT harbors:
- a CDS encoding protein kinase yields the protein MVDTKLKIREFKSLDDFRLWWEGDEVTQFCQRHPEKVARLKSHRWVAPWITRHTQSEGEEIKQPSGKSFGKYIIEKKLGQGGMGAVYLAHDPALNRKVALKVMLLKGELATERFNREAKASAKLKHPNIISIYEVGAVGKYHYFTMEYIEGNSLDKLIADKKLTPKRTAEIIRDMANALHYAHSQDIIHRDIKPANILIDKQGKVYLTDFGLAKELSGTEHSLTMTGTIMGTADYMSPEQAQGDKNKIDARSDIFSLGATLYHALTGHTPFKGKELYQILESVVRKDPIPPSRYIKNLSKDIETICLKALEKEQKTRYLTAKELADDLIRYINGEAISARPIGFMGRILRKAKQNKIASLSAGGVIVVLAAYFLISYFVSQADFKGKVEENTRLAYQEFESGNYEKAIAYCDLVLDLVHYDEKIDELKDKCDKAITERKQGEKNTEKRQKALALLQKLISIRNPQEQIKVAQEALEIDPSCTDAYLFMGEAYELSFNDYKKAIECYTKAIKADSSLPVFYFKRACCYRETDETGKAINDYTKALDLEPNNTEFLYGRALAYEKKNDCDNMIKDLSRAITLNPKDERFCRRRGGYYMSVKKYELAVKDLDRAIKIRPDAETYNNLGFSYDNIAVSYDNIGLFPERDEACDNAIRNYTKAIELDPDYGMAYFNRGCCYFLRLNKSAQAIDDFTKACNNGCSNAYWSLALCYAKMEQFDKAIAAAQKYIELYPESDEAASLKNQMKQWRK